Proteins co-encoded in one Xiphophorus couchianus chromosome 3, X_couchianus-1.0, whole genome shotgun sequence genomic window:
- the LOC114141793 gene encoding hemicentin-1-like, producing MECPLLFYLILTTVTFTDPVHSQIIHASENPVPLGNNVTIISNTNVTVGTWTFNNNLLALIYPGGFYLSNAKSGKLIFDSNTSSLTIISAQLADSGVYKLEQLDKFSVQLWLSVQEPISNVTLSAQRTDLVELNDTAVFICSVSKGTSLSYEWLAGNSTILSRAGVQLSNGGANLSIVGLTRYDQGPYRCNVSNGLGYEVSPPVYLNISYGPNNATMTVDPVNYMYRSGSNITLSCSVKSKPTAIVQWMFNGVSLNQFGLQLHLQNVKENNSGTYKCLFHNTVTMLFNSDSTVIRVMDPLSAVDVSITGRPAILDEAFTLQCGATGPVGSIQWWKNGSLIAPDNRTMFGNNNKTLTLKPVRFSDGGLYRCHVFNLVSDMTSGPFAVVVNYGPMMPTVTGPNVVKSGNTVTFKCSAESVPPSLYQWHFNGSVVSAMSEYTTPSLTEEMSGAYICMALNNITGKNSTASIMLTVVDPIQNVTVQAQNDSAIEGNPHVLTCDIIGPADNIYWMENGEPLYSDNRTGFFMNNMTVKFTALKRSDTGNYQCLAINAVGNMTSDPYKLLVTYGPDTAETIGPNVAKTGDNVTLTCWADSAPLSLYQWHFNGVLVSNMSEYMTPSLTEEMSGEYTCTAINSISGKNSTASIMLKVIAPIQNVQVEAQMNLAVEGHPYNLTCSVNGAVDNIYWMRNGEKLNSDNRTMIFMENMTMSFMSMQRNDAGNYTCMAANAVGNMTSKPFMLLVNYGPEMPVITGPTAVKTGDNATLRCHAKSVPPSLYQWHFNGSLVSIMSEYMTPPLTEEKSVKYTCTAFNNVTEKTSTASITITIIAPIKNVQIDTPTSDALEGYSYNLTCNVTETVDNIYWMKNGEQLHPDSSTVFSMDNKTVMFMPVDRYDAGDYECMAMNAVGNLTSSAYMLLVNFGPDKPKIDGPNFGEEGRNAVFNCSAASMPPSTYSWWFNDSMMADTSEFTAGPLSFNMSGLYTCMAHNSVTGKNSTTSTMLTVIEAINSVMIQSNSTPISNENFTLTCHVVGPYDALYWMKDDMKLNLNASDPASSMYITEEKVLHFTPLTTQSNGTYQCVATNRAANHTSPQYKLLVNYGPLNINISGPESAKDGASVSLTCTTESYPECDFHWFLNNQSSPLKNGSVFSFTATRGPAAKYICIATNPVTNITMKQTKDFTIQDHASANHITNKGAVLLMGLFSVLVHLLLL from the exons ATGGAGTGTCCGTTGCTGTTTTACCTAATCTTGACCACAGTAACTTTTACAG ATCCTGTGCACAGCCAAATCATACATGCTTCTGAGAACCCCGTACCACTGGGGAACAACGTGACCATCATCAGCAACACCAACGTTACCGTGGGAACATGGACATTCAACAACAATCTGCTGGCCTTAATTTACCCTGGAGGGTTTTATTTAAGTAATGCTAAAAGTGGTAAATTAATTTTTGATTCCAACACGTCGTCTCTGACTATAATATCAGCACAACTGGCCGACTCTGGAGTGTACAAGTTAGAACAACTGGATAAGTTTTCTGTTCAGCTGTGGCTGTCGGTCCAAG agcCAATTTCAAATGTGACTTTATCAGCACAAAGGACGGATCTGGTGGAGCTCAATGACACAGCAGTCTTCATCTGCTCAGTCTCCAAGGGAACGTCTTTGTCTTATGAATGGTTGGCAGGAAACTCTACAATATTAAGCCGTGCAGGTGTGCAGCTCAGCAATGGCGGTGCCAATCTTAGCATAGTCGGGCTGACCCGCTATGACCAGGGACCATACAGGTGCAATGTGTCCAATGGACTCGGATATGAAGTCAGCCCACCTGTTTATCTGAACATCAGCT ACGGTCCAAATAATGCAACCATGACAGTCGACCCTGTAAACTACATGTACAGATCAGGATCTAACATCACACTGTCATGCTCTGTGAAGTCCAAACCCACAGCAATAGTGCAGTGGATGTTTAATGGAGTCAGCCTTAACCAGTTTGGCTTACAGCTTCACCTGCAGAATGTCAAAGAAAACAACTCAGGAActtacaaatgtttatttcacaaCACGGTCACAATGCTGTTCAACAGTGACAGTACAGTGATACGAGTGATGG ATCCATTATCAGCAGTGGACGTTAGTATTACTGGTAGACCAGCAATACTAGATGAGGCGTTTACTCTCCAGTGTGGAGCGACTGGACCTGTTGGCAGCATCCAGTGGTGGAAAAATGGCAGCCTAATTGCTCCTGACAATAGAACCATGtttggcaacaacaacaagacTCTGACTCTTAAACCAGTCCGATTTTCTGACGGTGGACTCTACAGGTGTCACGTTTTTAATCTCGTGAGCGACATGACCAGCGGCCCCTTCGCTGTTGTAGTCAACT aTGGACCAATGATGCCAACTGTAACAGGACCAAATGTGGTGAAGTCAGGAAACACTGTTACGTTCAAGTGCTCAGCAGAATCTGTTCCACCGAGTCTCTACCAATGGCACTTCAATGGTTCTGTGGTCTCCGCCATGTCTGAGTATACAACACCTTCACTCACCGAAGAAATGAGCGGGGCATACATCTGCATGGCCTTAAACAACATCACAGGGAAGAACAGCACTGCCAGCATAATGCTTACAGTTGTTG ATCCAATACAAAATGTAACAGTACAAGCACAGAATGATTCCGCCATCGAGGGTAATCCACATGTTTTAACTTGCGATATAATTGGTCCGGCTGATAATATTTACTGGATGGAGAATGGTGAGCCATTATATTCGGATAACAGAACCGGTTTCTTCATGAATAACATGACAGTCAAATTTACGGCATTGAAGCGTTCTGATACCGGAAACTACCAATGTCTTGCAATTAATGCTGTGGGAAACATGACCAGTGATCCTTACAAACTGCTTGTCACCT atGGACCAGACACGGCAGAAACTATTGGACCCAATGTTGCCAAGACAGGAGACAATGTTACACTCACATGCTGGGCAGATTCAGCTCCCCTGAGTCTCTACCAATGGCACTTCAATGGTGTTTTGGTCTCCAACATGTCTGAGTATATGACACCTTCTCTCACTGAAGAAATGAGCGGGGAGTACACCTGTACTGCCATCAACAGCATCTCTGGAAAAAACAGCACTGCCAGCATAATGCTTAAAGTTATTG ctccaATACAAAACGTTCAAGTCGAAGCTCAGATGAATCTCGCAGTTGAAGGTCATCCTTATAATTTAACCTGCAGTGTAAACGGAGCTGTTGACAATATTTATTGGATGAGAAATGGTGAAAAACTGAATTCAGACAACAGAACTATGATCTTCATGGAAAATATGACAATGAGTTTCATGAGCATGCAGCGTAATGATGCTGGAAACTACACATGCATGGCTGCTAATGCTGTAGGAAACATGACCAGCAAACCCTTCATGCTCCTTGTCAACT ATGGACCAGAGATGCCAGTCATCACGGGACCAACAGCAGTAAAGACAGGGGACAATGCCACACTCAGATGCCACGCAAAGTCGGTTCCCCCAAGTCTCTACCAATGGCACTTCAATGGTTCTCTGGTCTCCATCATGTCAGAGTATATGACACCTCCTCTCACTGAAGAGAAGAGTGTAAAGTATACGTGTACGGCCTTCAACAACGTCACTGAAAAAACCAGCACTGCCAGCATAACAATCACAATTATTG CaccaattaaaaatgtacaaatagaTACACCAACATCGGATGCTTTGGAAGGTTACTCGTATAATTTAACATGCAATGTAACTGAAACTGTGGATAATATTTACTGGATGAAAAATGGTGAACAATTGCATCCAGACAGCAGCACTGTTTTCTCTATGGACAACAAGACAGTCATGTTTATGCCAGTGGATCGTTATGATGCTGGAGACTATGAATGCATGGCTATGAATGCTGTTGGAAACCTGACAAGCAGTGCTTACATGCTTCTGGTCAACT TTGGACCAGATAAACCCAAAATTGATGGGCCGAATTTTGGGGAAGAAGGACGAAACGCGGTCTTCAACTGTTCTGCCGCATCGATGCCTCCCAGCACCTACAGTTGGTGGTTTAATGACTCCATGATGGCCGATACCTCTGAGTTCACAGCTGGGCCTCTATCTTTCAACATGAGTGGCTTATATACATGTATGGCCCACAATAGTGTGACAGGAAAGAACAGCACAACCTCGACAATGCTCACCGTTATAG AAGCAATAAATTCAGTGATGATTCAAAGCAATTCGACTCCAATAAGCAATGAAAACTTTACCCTCACATGTCACGTTGTTGGGCCCTATGACGCCCTCTACTGGATGAAAGATGACATGAAGCTCAACCTGAATGCCTCCGACCCAGCCTCATCCATGTACATTACTGAAGAGAAGGTTCTGCACTTCACCCCACTGACAACACAGAGTAACGGGACATATCAGTGTGTCGCTACCAACAGGGCTGCTAATCATACGAGTCCACAGTACAAACTTCTTGTAAACT atggtcctttgaatataaacatttctggTCCAGAGTCAGCAAAAGATGGCGCCTCTGTGTCTCTGACATGCACTACTGAGTCTTACCCGGAGTGTGACTTCCACTGGTTCTTAAATAATCAATCATCCCCTCTTAAGAACGgatctgttttcagtttcactGCAACTAGAGGACCAGCAGCGAAATACATATGCATCGCAACAAACCCAGTGACAAACATCACAATGAAGCAAACTAAAGATTTTACTATTCAAG ATCATGCCTCTGCAAACCACATCACAAACAAAGGAGCTGTGCTGCTCATgggtttgttttctgtccttGTTCACCTGCTTCTCCTTTGA